One genomic region from Aquipuribacter sp. SD81 encodes:
- a CDS encoding NAD-dependent succinate-semialdehyde dehydrogenase translates to MSADAAGPEPVTVERERAVVAAVPTGLLLDGRWRDASGGARIPVEDPATGEVLTDVADATAEDARSALEAAVAAQEGWAGTAPRERGELLRRAFELTVERGEDLALLMTLEMGKPLAESRAEVTYGAEFLRWFSEEAVRAYGRWSTAPNGASRLLTMKQPVGPCYAITPWNFPLAMATRKIGPALAAGCTMVLKPAAQTPLTALAFAQVLLDAGLPDGVVQVLPTSDAGALTAPLLGDPRLRKVTFTGSTPVGRRLVAQAAENLQRVSMELGGNAPFLVFADADLEAAVDGAVLAKMRNIGEACTSANRFLVHADVAEEFSARLAERLGAMPVGRGTDPASKVGPLITREARQGVHALVGEAVSAGARVLTGGEPVAGPGAFYPPTVLTDVPHDARLRREEIFGPVAPVSTFTDDDEAVRSANDTEYGLVAYLFTRDVSRAVRVSERLQFGMVGLNQGVVSNPAAPFGGVKASGFGREGGAEGIEEYLDTKYVGLAV, encoded by the coding sequence GTGAGCGCCGACGCCGCCGGACCCGAGCCCGTGACCGTCGAGCGGGAGCGCGCCGTCGTCGCCGCGGTCCCGACCGGCCTGCTGCTGGACGGCCGGTGGCGGGACGCCTCCGGCGGCGCCCGCATCCCCGTCGAGGACCCGGCGACGGGGGAGGTGCTCACCGACGTCGCCGACGCGACCGCGGAGGACGCCCGGTCGGCCCTAGAGGCGGCCGTCGCCGCGCAGGAGGGCTGGGCGGGCACCGCCCCCCGCGAGCGGGGAGAGCTGCTGCGTCGCGCCTTCGAGCTGACCGTCGAGCGGGGCGAGGACCTCGCCCTGCTCATGACGCTGGAGATGGGCAAGCCGCTCGCGGAGTCCCGCGCCGAGGTCACGTACGGCGCGGAGTTCCTCCGCTGGTTCTCCGAGGAGGCCGTGCGCGCGTACGGGCGCTGGTCCACGGCACCGAACGGGGCGAGCCGGCTGCTCACCATGAAGCAGCCGGTCGGGCCCTGCTACGCCATCACGCCGTGGAACTTCCCCCTCGCCATGGCGACCCGCAAGATCGGCCCGGCGCTCGCGGCCGGCTGCACGATGGTCCTCAAGCCCGCCGCCCAGACCCCCCTCACGGCGCTCGCCTTCGCGCAGGTCCTGCTGGACGCGGGCCTGCCCGACGGTGTCGTGCAGGTCCTGCCGACCTCCGACGCCGGCGCCCTCACCGCGCCGCTGCTCGGCGACCCGCGGCTTCGCAAGGTGACGTTCACCGGCTCCACCCCGGTGGGCAGGCGCCTGGTCGCGCAGGCCGCGGAGAACCTGCAGCGGGTGTCCATGGAGCTCGGCGGCAACGCGCCGTTCCTCGTCTTCGCCGACGCCGACCTCGAGGCGGCCGTCGACGGGGCGGTCCTGGCGAAGATGCGCAACATCGGCGAGGCGTGCACGTCGGCCAACCGCTTCCTCGTCCACGCCGACGTCGCCGAGGAGTTCTCCGCCCGGCTCGCCGAGCGCCTCGGGGCGATGCCGGTCGGGCGCGGCACCGACCCGGCGAGCAAGGTGGGGCCGCTCATCACGCGCGAGGCCCGGCAGGGCGTCCACGCCCTAGTCGGCGAGGCCGTGTCGGCGGGCGCGCGGGTGCTGACCGGCGGCGAGCCGGTGGCCGGGCCCGGCGCGTTCTACCCGCCCACCGTCCTCACCGACGTGCCCCACGACGCCCGGCTGCGCCGGGAGGAGATCTTCGGCCCGGTCGCCCCCGTGTCGACGTTCACGGACGACGACGAGGCGGTCCGCTCGGCGAACGACACCGAGTACGGCCTCGTCGCGTACCTGTTCACCCGCGACGTGTCCCGCGCCGTCCGCGTGTCGGAGCGGCTGCAGTTCGGCATGGTCGGGCTCAACCAGGGCGTCGTGTCGAACCCCGCCGCGCCGTTCGGCGGGGTCAAGGCGTCGGGCTTCGGCCGGGAGGGCGGCGCCGAGGGGATCGAGGAGTACCTCGACACCAAGTACGTCGGGCTCGCCGTCTAG
- a CDS encoding TIGR03618 family F420-dependent PPOX class oxidoreductase: MRLDPARLPPAARDFLTERHLATLSGLRADGSVHVVPVGFTWDGEARLARVITSAGTQKTRNVERGGRVALCQVDGWRWLTLEGPARVRTEPDVVADAVARYTARYRPPRDNPRRVVVEVAVDRVLGLVERPGDRTRATVRP, from the coding sequence GTGCGCCTCGACCCGGCGCGCCTCCCGCCCGCCGCGCGGGACTTCCTCACCGAGCGGCACCTCGCGACCCTGTCCGGGCTGCGGGCCGACGGCTCGGTCCACGTCGTGCCGGTCGGCTTCACGTGGGACGGCGAGGCGCGCCTCGCCCGTGTCATCACCTCCGCCGGCACGCAGAAGACCCGCAACGTCGAGCGGGGCGGGCGGGTCGCGCTCTGCCAGGTGGACGGCTGGCGCTGGCTCACGCTCGAGGGCCCGGCGCGCGTCCGCACGGAGCCCGACGTCGTCGCCGACGCCGTCGCCCGCTACACCGCGCGGTACCGGCCGCCGCGGGACAACCCCCGCCGGGTCGTCGTGGAGGTCGCGGTGGACCGCGTGCTGGGTCTCGTGGAACGGCCGGGCGACCGGACGCGCGCTACCGTCCGTCCGTGA
- a CDS encoding aspartate aminotransferase family protein, whose translation MTTTPQDTTEHHGGHDGGDRAAEDARTPRGTPRQQAARDHLWQHFARHSTYEEGGSVPVIVRGEGARIWDDRGRRYLDGLSGLFVVQAGHGRRELAEAAAKQAGDLAFFPLWSYAHPAAIELAERLASYAPGDLNRVFFTTGGGEAVETAWKLAKQYWKLVGRPTKHKVISRAVAYHGTPQGALSITGIPAAKEMFEPLVPGTFKVPNTNAYRAPEHLREDPKAFGRWAADRIEEAIEFEGPETVAAVFLEPVQNSGGCFPPPPGYFERVREICDRHDVLLVSDEVICAFGRIGSMFACDDLGYVPDMITCAKGMTSGYSPIGAMIASDRLFEPFRHGTTSFAHGYTFGGHPVSAAVAMRNLDIFEAEGLNAHVKETAPAFRATLERLLDLPIVGDVRGEGFFYGIEMVKDKATRETFDEEESERLLRGFLSKALFEAGLYCRADDRGDPVIQLAPPLVCGQAEFDEIEQILRGVLTEAWARL comes from the coding sequence ATGACCACCACACCGCAGGACACGACGGAGCACCACGGCGGGCACGACGGCGGGGACCGCGCCGCCGAGGACGCGAGGACCCCCCGCGGCACCCCCCGGCAGCAGGCCGCGCGCGACCACCTGTGGCAGCACTTCGCGCGGCACTCGACGTACGAGGAGGGCGGCTCGGTCCCCGTCATCGTGCGGGGGGAGGGCGCGCGCATCTGGGACGACCGCGGCCGGCGGTACCTCGACGGGCTGTCGGGGCTCTTCGTCGTGCAGGCCGGCCACGGCCGGCGCGAGCTCGCCGAGGCCGCCGCGAAGCAGGCCGGCGACCTCGCGTTCTTCCCGCTGTGGTCCTACGCCCACCCCGCGGCCATCGAGCTCGCGGAGCGGCTGGCCTCCTACGCGCCGGGCGACCTCAACCGGGTGTTCTTCACCACGGGCGGCGGGGAGGCCGTCGAGACGGCGTGGAAGCTCGCCAAGCAGTACTGGAAGCTCGTCGGCCGGCCCACCAAGCACAAGGTCATCAGCCGGGCCGTCGCGTACCACGGCACCCCGCAGGGGGCGCTGTCCATCACCGGCATCCCCGCGGCCAAGGAGATGTTCGAGCCGCTCGTGCCCGGCACGTTCAAGGTGCCGAACACCAACGCCTACCGCGCCCCCGAGCACCTGCGCGAGGACCCCAAGGCGTTCGGGCGCTGGGCGGCGGACCGGATCGAGGAGGCGATCGAGTTCGAGGGGCCGGAGACCGTCGCGGCGGTGTTCCTCGAGCCGGTGCAGAACTCGGGCGGCTGCTTCCCGCCGCCGCCGGGCTACTTCGAGCGCGTCCGCGAGATCTGCGACCGTCACGACGTGCTGCTGGTCTCCGACGAGGTCATCTGCGCGTTCGGGCGCATCGGGTCGATGTTCGCCTGCGACGACCTCGGCTACGTGCCCGACATGATCACGTGCGCCAAGGGGATGACGAGCGGCTACTCCCCCATCGGCGCGATGATCGCCAGCGACCGGCTGTTCGAGCCGTTCCGGCACGGCACGACGAGCTTCGCCCACGGCTACACCTTCGGCGGGCACCCGGTCTCCGCGGCCGTCGCGATGCGCAACCTCGACATCTTCGAGGCCGAGGGCCTCAACGCCCACGTCAAGGAGACCGCGCCCGCCTTCCGCGCGACGCTGGAGCGCCTGCTCGACCTGCCGATCGTCGGCGACGTCCGCGGCGAGGGCTTCTTCTACGGCATCGAGATGGTGAAGGACAAGGCCACCCGGGAGACCTTCGACGAGGAGGAGTCCGAGCGCCTGCTGCGCGGCTTCCTGTCCAAGGCGCTGTTCGAGGCGGGCCTGTACTGCCGCGCGGACGACCGCGGCGACCCCGTCATCCAGCTCGCGCCGCCGCTGGTCTGCGGGCAGGCGGAGTTCGACGAGATCGAGCAGATCCTCCGGGGTGTGCTCACCGAGGCGTGGGCGCGGCTCTGA
- a CDS encoding NAD(P)/FAD-dependent oxidoreductase, whose amino-acid sequence MSAPGAGDAAAPYRSLSLWHEQVAEAGDDLVPADVLDGDAEADVCVVGAGYTGLWTAYYLSRARPDLRVVVLESHVAGFGASGRNGGWCSALFPASVAALDARHGREAALAMRRAMNDTVEEVGRVTAAEGIGCGFTRGGTVVLARSEAQLRRARTEHRVDERYGGVDGVHLLDAAAATERLAATRVRGATWTPHCARVQPAALVRGLAAAVRRQGVHVHEGTPATVIAPGAVRTVRGTVRARQVVRATEAWTSALPGSRRSVVPVYSLVVATEPLPPSVWEQVGLARYETFSEHRHLVVYGQRTADDRLVFGGRGAPYHWGSGIRPAFDRDDRVFARLRATLHELLPQVAPYRVTHGWGGPLGIPRDWHAGVGLDPATGIGWAGGYVGDGVGTANLAGRTLADLLLGHDSDLVRLPWVQHRSRRWEPEPLRWAGVNAGLTMATVADAEERLTGRPALSGQVLGRLTGH is encoded by the coding sequence GTGAGCGCGCCGGGGGCCGGGGACGCCGCCGCGCCGTACCGGTCGCTGTCGCTGTGGCACGAGCAGGTCGCCGAGGCCGGCGACGACCTCGTCCCGGCCGACGTCCTCGACGGCGACGCCGAGGCCGACGTCTGCGTGGTCGGGGCGGGGTACACGGGGCTGTGGACGGCGTACTACCTGAGCCGGGCGCGGCCGGACCTGCGGGTCGTCGTCCTCGAGAGCCACGTCGCCGGGTTCGGCGCGAGCGGCCGCAACGGCGGCTGGTGCTCGGCGCTGTTCCCGGCCTCCGTCGCGGCGCTGGACGCCCGCCACGGGCGCGAGGCCGCCCTCGCCATGCGACGCGCGATGAACGACACGGTCGAGGAGGTCGGGCGGGTCACGGCGGCGGAGGGCATCGGGTGCGGCTTCACTCGCGGCGGCACCGTCGTGCTCGCCCGCAGCGAGGCGCAGCTGCGCCGCGCGCGCACCGAGCACCGGGTCGACGAGCGCTACGGCGGCGTCGACGGCGTGCACCTGCTCGACGCCGCCGCGGCCACCGAGCGCCTCGCCGCCACCCGGGTGCGGGGCGCGACGTGGACGCCGCACTGCGCCCGGGTGCAGCCCGCCGCGCTCGTCCGCGGGCTGGCGGCGGCGGTGCGACGGCAGGGGGTGCACGTCCACGAGGGCACGCCCGCCACCGTGATCGCGCCGGGGGCCGTCCGGACCGTGCGGGGCACCGTCCGCGCGCGGCAGGTGGTGCGCGCGACGGAGGCGTGGACGTCGGCACTGCCCGGCAGCCGTCGCAGCGTCGTGCCGGTGTACAGCCTCGTCGTCGCGACGGAGCCGCTGCCGCCGTCGGTGTGGGAGCAGGTGGGCCTCGCGCGGTACGAGACGTTCTCCGAGCACCGCCACCTCGTCGTCTACGGCCAGCGCACCGCCGACGACCGGCTCGTGTTCGGCGGGCGCGGCGCCCCCTACCACTGGGGCTCGGGCATCCGGCCCGCCTTCGACCGCGACGACCGCGTGTTCGCCCGGCTGCGGGCGACCCTGCACGAGCTGCTGCCGCAGGTGGCGCCGTACCGGGTGACGCACGGGTGGGGCGGGCCGCTCGGCATCCCCCGCGACTGGCACGCGGGCGTCGGCCTCGACCCGGCGACCGGGATCGGCTGGGCCGGCGGCTACGTCGGTGACGGGGTGGGCACGGCCAACCTCGCCGGCCGGACGCTCGCCGACCTGCTCCTCGGGCACGACAGCGACCTGGTCCGGCTGCCGTGGGTGCAGCACCGCTCGCGGCGCTGGGAGCCGGAGCCGCTGCGCTGGGCCGGGGTCAACGCGGGCCTCACCATGGCGACGGTCGCCGACGCCGAGGAGCGGCTGACGGGCCGGCCGGCGCTGTCGGGTCAGGTGCTGGGCCGGCTCACCGGGCACTGA
- a CDS encoding pyridoxamine 5'-phosphate oxidase family protein — protein sequence MTGGATAQPDGAAARTRVRRLPHKQVHDVAARDALLRDALVAHVGVGLGTQPLVLPLAVAPDRGDGEDGDGPFERLLLHGSTGSRLFRALAEGAPACVTVTALDGLVLARSRFESSMRYRCLVALGRCEVLTGRAAERGLEVLTTHLLPGRTEARPPSRKELAATRVLALPLSEWSLKVSDDGPEDDPADLDLPVWAGVVPLHHVWGEPEPAPDLPPGLPVPPYLATWPGGRT from the coding sequence GTGACGGGCGGGGCGACGGCGCAGCCGGACGGCGCGGCGGCGCGCACGCGCGTGCGCCGCCTGCCGCACAAGCAGGTCCACGACGTCGCCGCGCGCGACGCGCTGCTGCGTGACGCGCTCGTCGCCCACGTCGGGGTGGGCCTCGGCACGCAGCCGCTCGTGCTGCCCCTCGCGGTGGCCCCCGACCGCGGGGACGGCGAGGACGGGGACGGGCCCTTCGAGCGGCTCCTCCTGCACGGCAGCACCGGCTCGCGCCTGTTCCGCGCGCTCGCCGAGGGCGCGCCGGCGTGCGTGACGGTGACGGCGCTGGACGGCCTCGTCCTCGCCCGGAGCCGCTTCGAGTCCTCGATGCGCTACCGCTGCCTGGTGGCGCTCGGGCGCTGCGAGGTCCTCACCGGCCGGGCCGCGGAGCGCGGGCTGGAGGTGCTCACCACGCACCTCCTGCCGGGCCGCACGGAGGCGCGCCCGCCGTCGCGCAAGGAGCTCGCCGCCACCCGCGTGCTCGCGCTGCCGCTGTCGGAGTGGTCGCTCAAGGTGTCCGACGACGGCCCGGAGGACGACCCCGCCGACCTCGACCTGCCCGTGTGGGCCGGTGTCGTGCCGCTGCACCACGTGTGGGGCGAGCCGGAGCCCGCGCCCGACCTGCCGCCCGGGCTGCCGGTCCCGCCGTACCTCGCGACGTGGCCCGGCGGGCGCACGTGA
- the rlmN gene encoding 23S rRNA (adenine(2503)-C(2))-methyltransferase RlmN — translation MPLELVLAAPRRGKPPQHLADLTGEERAAAVQAAGLPRYRAQQLSRHYFSRFTADAADMTDLPAAEREAVVAAVLPPLLTQVRRLEADHGATLKTLWRLFDGSLVESVLMHYSDRTTLCLSSQAGCGMACPFCATGQQGLTRNLSAAEIVDQVVRASAVTGRRVSNVVFMGMGEPLANYNAVVTALRRMTDPAPEGLGISARHITVSTVGLVPAVERLAAENLPVTLAVSLHTPDDELRDELVPINTRHKVGELLDAARHYFEVTGRRVSIEYALIRDVNDQAWRADLLARELNRRGRGWVHVNPIPLNPTPGSRWTASDPRVEHEFVRRLRAAGVPTTVRDTRGSDIDGACGQLAAQDLVQPREGSDA, via the coding sequence GTGCCCCTCGAGCTCGTCCTGGCTGCGCCGCGCCGCGGCAAGCCCCCGCAGCACCTCGCCGACCTCACCGGTGAGGAGCGCGCGGCTGCCGTGCAGGCCGCGGGCCTGCCCCGCTACCGCGCGCAGCAGCTGTCCCGGCACTACTTCTCCCGCTTCACCGCCGACGCCGCCGACATGACGGACCTGCCGGCGGCCGAGCGCGAGGCGGTGGTCGCCGCCGTCCTGCCCCCGCTGCTCACGCAGGTGCGGCGCCTCGAGGCCGACCACGGCGCCACCCTGAAGACCCTGTGGCGGCTGTTCGACGGGTCGCTCGTCGAGAGCGTGCTCATGCACTACTCCGACCGCACGACGCTGTGCCTGTCGAGCCAGGCCGGCTGCGGCATGGCGTGCCCGTTCTGCGCGACCGGTCAGCAGGGGCTGACCCGCAACCTGTCGGCGGCGGAGATCGTCGACCAGGTCGTGCGCGCCTCGGCCGTCACCGGGCGGCGCGTGAGCAACGTGGTGTTCATGGGCATGGGCGAGCCGCTCGCCAACTACAACGCCGTGGTGACCGCGCTGCGCCGCATGACGGACCCCGCACCGGAGGGTCTCGGCATCTCCGCCCGGCACATCACGGTGTCGACGGTCGGGCTCGTGCCGGCGGTCGAGCGGCTCGCGGCCGAGAACCTGCCGGTCACGCTCGCGGTGAGCCTGCACACCCCCGACGACGAACTGCGCGACGAGCTCGTGCCCATCAACACCCGGCACAAGGTCGGCGAGCTGCTGGACGCGGCCCGCCACTACTTCGAGGTGACGGGACGGCGGGTCAGCATCGAGTACGCGCTCATCCGCGACGTCAACGACCAGGCGTGGCGGGCCGACCTGCTCGCGCGCGAGCTCAACCGTCGCGGGCGCGGCTGGGTGCACGTCAACCCGATCCCGCTCAACCCGACGCCCGGCTCGCGCTGGACGGCCTCCGACCCCCGCGTCGAGCACGAGTTCGTGCGCCGTCTCCGCGCGGCGGGGGTACCGACGACGGTCCGCGACACCCGGGGGAGCGACATCGACGGCGCGTGCGGCCAGCTCGCCGCCCAGGACCTCGTCCAGCCGCGCGAGGGGTCCGACGCGTGA
- a CDS encoding phosphoketolase family protein has product MTTSGPYLDDDTLAAVDAWFRAANYLSVGQIYLMANPLLREPLAEPHVKPRLLGHWGTTPGLNFVHVHCNRAIIERDLDMMYVIGPGHGGPGLVAAAWLDGTYSEVYPDVSLDERGMARLFTQFSFPGGIPSHVAPETPGSIHEGGELGYSLSHAFGAAFDNPDLVVTCVVGDGEAETGPLATSWHSTKFLDPVHDGAVLPVLHLNGYKIANPTVLARIPADELHALLWGCGWQPYEVSGDDPQTMHHAFARTLDACLDEIRRIQTEARTSGRSGRPRWPMIVLRSPKGWTGPEQVDGKPVEGHWRSHQVPFADTRDNPEHLAVLEQWLRSYSPEELFGADGAPVDLVRRMSPAGERRMSATPHANGGLLRRPLRLPDFRDYAVDVPSPGQTTAGATGVLGEFLRDVMALDSPHRSFRVFAPDENNSNRLQAVLEATGRAWQETVLDTDTGLAPDGRVMEILSEHTCQGWLEGYLLTGRHGFFSCYEAFVHIVDSMVNQHAKWLKTSREIEWRRPISSLNYLLTSHVWRQDHNGFSHQDPGFIDHVVNKKAEVVRVYLPPDANTLLSVADHCLRTRDYVNVIVAGKQSSPQFLSMEDAVVHCTKGIGIWDWASSDADGEPDVVLACAGDVPTMEALAAVDVLRGHFPDLRIRFVNVVDLMRLQSASEHPHGLSDTEFDSLFTTDRPVVFNYHGYPWLIHRLTYRRTNHANIHVRGYIEEGTTTTPFDMAVMNRIDRFHLAIDVIDRLPQLGPRAAHVRQHLQDTLVRHTEWTRRTGEDLPEVADWVWSRRDFAEQNPG; this is encoded by the coding sequence ATGACCACCTCCGGGCCCTACCTCGACGACGACACCCTCGCGGCGGTGGACGCGTGGTTCCGCGCCGCCAACTACCTGTCGGTGGGCCAGATCTACCTCATGGCCAACCCCCTGCTGCGCGAGCCGCTCGCCGAGCCGCACGTGAAGCCGCGCCTGCTCGGGCACTGGGGCACCACCCCGGGGCTCAACTTCGTCCACGTGCACTGCAACCGGGCGATCATCGAGCGCGACCTCGACATGATGTACGTCATCGGGCCCGGGCACGGCGGGCCGGGGCTCGTGGCGGCGGCGTGGCTGGACGGCACGTACAGCGAGGTCTACCCCGACGTGTCGCTGGACGAGCGGGGCATGGCGCGGCTGTTCACGCAGTTCTCGTTCCCCGGCGGCATCCCCAGCCACGTCGCCCCGGAGACGCCCGGCTCCATCCACGAGGGCGGCGAGCTCGGGTACTCCCTCAGCCACGCGTTCGGCGCGGCCTTCGACAACCCGGACCTCGTCGTGACGTGCGTCGTCGGCGACGGCGAGGCCGAGACGGGCCCGCTCGCGACGAGCTGGCACTCCACGAAGTTCCTCGACCCCGTGCACGACGGCGCCGTCCTGCCCGTCCTCCACCTCAACGGCTACAAGATCGCGAACCCGACGGTGCTCGCGCGCATCCCCGCGGACGAGCTGCACGCCCTGCTGTGGGGCTGTGGCTGGCAGCCCTACGAGGTGTCCGGCGACGACCCGCAGACCATGCACCACGCCTTCGCCCGCACCCTCGACGCGTGCCTGGACGAGATCCGCCGGATCCAGACCGAGGCACGCACGAGCGGGCGCAGCGGCCGCCCCCGCTGGCCGATGATCGTGCTGCGCTCCCCCAAGGGCTGGACCGGGCCGGAGCAGGTCGACGGCAAGCCGGTCGAGGGCCACTGGCGCAGCCACCAGGTGCCGTTCGCCGACACCCGGGACAACCCCGAGCACCTCGCCGTGCTCGAGCAGTGGCTGCGCTCCTACTCCCCCGAGGAGCTGTTCGGCGCCGACGGGGCGCCCGTCGACCTCGTGCGCCGCATGTCGCCGGCCGGCGAGCGGCGGATGAGCGCCACCCCGCACGCCAACGGCGGGCTGCTGCGCCGACCGCTGCGGCTGCCGGACTTCCGTGACTACGCCGTGGACGTGCCGTCGCCGGGGCAGACGACCGCGGGCGCCACCGGGGTCCTCGGGGAGTTCCTGCGCGACGTCATGGCGCTGGACTCCCCCCACCGCAGCTTCCGTGTCTTCGCGCCCGACGAGAACAACTCCAACCGCCTGCAGGCCGTCCTGGAGGCGACGGGCCGGGCGTGGCAGGAGACCGTCCTCGACACCGACACGGGGCTCGCGCCCGACGGGCGCGTCATGGAGATCCTGTCCGAGCACACGTGCCAGGGCTGGCTCGAGGGCTACCTCCTCACCGGCCGCCACGGCTTCTTCAGCTGCTACGAGGCGTTCGTCCACATCGTCGACTCGATGGTCAACCAGCACGCGAAGTGGCTGAAGACGAGCCGCGAGATCGAGTGGCGCCGCCCGATCAGCAGCCTCAACTACCTGCTGACCAGCCACGTGTGGCGCCAGGACCACAACGGCTTCTCCCACCAGGACCCGGGCTTCATCGACCACGTGGTGAACAAGAAGGCCGAGGTCGTGCGGGTGTACCTGCCGCCGGACGCCAACACCCTGCTGAGCGTCGCCGACCACTGCCTGCGGACCCGCGACTACGTCAACGTGATCGTGGCGGGCAAGCAGTCGTCACCGCAGTTCCTGTCGATGGAGGACGCGGTCGTGCACTGCACGAAGGGCATCGGCATCTGGGACTGGGCGAGCAGCGACGCCGACGGAGAGCCCGACGTCGTGCTCGCGTGCGCCGGCGACGTGCCGACCATGGAGGCGCTCGCGGCGGTCGACGTGCTGCGCGGGCACTTCCCCGACCTGCGCATCCGGTTCGTCAACGTCGTCGACCTCATGCGGCTGCAGTCCGCCTCCGAGCACCCGCACGGGCTGTCCGACACGGAGTTCGACAGCCTGTTCACCACCGACCGGCCCGTCGTCTTCAACTACCACGGCTATCCCTGGCTCATCCACCGCCTCACGTACCGGCGCACCAACCACGCCAACATCCACGTGCGCGGCTACATCGAGGAGGGCACGACGACGACGCCGTTCGACATGGCGGTCATGAACCGGATCGACCGGTTCCACCTCGCCATCGACGTGATCGACCGGCTGCCGCAGCTGGGCCCGCGGGCCGCGCACGTGCGCCAGCACCTGCAGGACACCCTCGTGCGGCACACCGAGTGGACCCGGCGCACGGGCGAGGACCTGCCGGAGGTCGCCGACTGGGTGTGGAGCCGTCGGGACTTCGCCGAGCAGAACCCGGGCTGA
- a CDS encoding phosphatidate cytidylyltransferase: MPSPDAGAPGSGPRRVAVVPDPPSPADDGDRRRARQARAGRNLPAAVAVGTALGVLVALALFVRKEAFVLLTAAAIVLALWELANAFRARRIRIPVVPVVVGGVGMLVSAFLAGPEALFVTFALTAFSSLLWRVLDGPNPVRDVTAGVFTAAYVPFLAGFALLMLAEDDGPYRVLAFLMVAIGSDIGGYAFGSVWGRHPLAPNVSPKKSWEGLLGSTVFAVVLGVLGVVLGLGGSWWAGVLLGVVVVVTATVGDLSESLLKRDLGIKDMGSLLPGHGGIMDRLDSLLPAAPVAWVLLALIVPVA; this comes from the coding sequence GTGCCCAGCCCCGACGCCGGTGCGCCGGGGTCAGGGCCGCGACGCGTCGCCGTCGTGCCCGACCCGCCGTCGCCGGCCGACGACGGCGACCGCCGCCGCGCGCGGCAGGCGCGCGCCGGGCGGAACCTGCCGGCCGCCGTCGCCGTCGGCACGGCGCTCGGGGTCCTCGTGGCGCTCGCCCTCTTCGTGCGCAAGGAGGCCTTCGTCCTCCTGACCGCGGCGGCCATCGTGCTCGCGCTGTGGGAGCTCGCGAACGCGTTCCGCGCCCGCCGTATCCGCATCCCGGTCGTGCCGGTCGTGGTCGGCGGGGTGGGCATGCTCGTCTCGGCGTTCCTCGCCGGGCCCGAGGCGCTGTTCGTCACCTTCGCGCTCACGGCGTTCTCGAGCCTGCTGTGGCGCGTGCTCGACGGGCCGAACCCGGTCCGCGACGTGACCGCCGGCGTGTTCACGGCGGCCTACGTCCCCTTCCTCGCCGGCTTCGCGCTCCTCATGCTCGCCGAGGACGACGGCCCCTACCGCGTGCTCGCGTTCCTCATGGTCGCCATCGGCAGCGACATCGGCGGCTACGCCTTCGGCTCCGTGTGGGGCCGGCACCCGCTCGCCCCCAACGTCAGCCCGAAGAAGTCGTGGGAGGGCCTGCTCGGCTCGACGGTCTTCGCCGTCGTCCTCGGCGTCCTCGGGGTCGTTCTCGGCCTCGGCGGCTCGTGGTGGGCCGGGGTCCTGCTCGGGGTGGTCGTCGTCGTGACGGCGACGGTCGGCGACCTGTCGGAGTCCCTGCTCAAGCGCGACCTCGGCATCAAGGACATGGGCAGCCTGCTGCCGGGCCACGGCGGGATCATGGACCGCCTCGACTCCCTGCTGCCGGCGGCGCCGGTCGCGTGGGTGCTGCTCGCCCTCATCGTCCCCGTCGCCTGA
- a CDS encoding DivIVA domain-containing protein, which yields MSTDLFHRSGRLRKGYHREQVEDFLDRAKQVWDAGGPPGAVTSWHVRTVGFDLRRDGYDIGAVDEALDRIEDAFVSREERAGPNSWREAEEGVLARLQRGDGTRFPRGRALGLGYRVGEVDALTARIRDHLVLGRPLAVDEVRTSVFRAGRGSRGYREAPVDAFLDRVVDVMRRRGSG from the coding sequence GTGAGCACCGACCTGTTCCACCGCTCGGGCCGGCTGCGCAAGGGCTACCACCGGGAGCAGGTCGAGGACTTCCTCGACCGCGCCAAGCAGGTGTGGGACGCCGGCGGCCCGCCCGGCGCGGTGACGTCGTGGCACGTGCGGACGGTCGGCTTCGACCTGCGCCGCGACGGCTACGACATCGGTGCCGTGGACGAGGCGCTGGACCGGATCGAGGACGCGTTCGTCTCGCGCGAGGAGCGCGCGGGGCCGAACAGCTGGCGCGAGGCGGAGGAGGGTGTGCTCGCGCGGCTGCAGCGCGGCGACGGGACGCGCTTCCCCCGCGGCCGGGCCCTCGGCCTCGGCTACCGCGTCGGCGAGGTCGACGCGCTCACCGCCCGCATCCGCGACCACCTCGTGCTCGGCCGGCCGCTGGCCGTCGACGAGGTGCGGACGTCGGTGTTCCGCGCCGGGCGCGGCTCACGCGGGTACCGCGAGGCGCCGGTCGACGCGTTCCTCGACCGCGTCGTCGACGTCATGCGCCGCCGCGGCTCCGGCTGA